A window of Clostridium novyi genomic DNA:
TAATTACATATATAATTTTACAAAAAAGAGTTAGGGGATTATCCTAGCTCTTTTTTAGAATATTAAAAAAGGAGTATGAACATTATGGAACAGTTTTTAGCTGTAGGAAAGATAATAAATACTCATGGTCTTAAAGGAGAAATAAAATTATTGCCTTCCACAGATGATGTTGAAAGATTTAAGCAATTAAAAAAGGCCTATATTGATGGAGAAGTTATAGAAATAGAAGGATGCAAATTTCAACCAGGAAAAGTTATTTTAAAAATAAAAGATGTAGATTCTATAGAACAAGCTCAGAGATTAAAAAATAAATATATAAAAGTATCAAGAGAAAATGCTGCAAAGCTTCCAGAAGGTTGTTATTATGAAGCTGATATTGTAGGTTGTATTGTATATGATGAGAATGATAAAGAATTAGGAAAAATAGATGAAATAATACGTACAGGAAGTAATGACGTTTACTGGATTAAA
This region includes:
- the rimM gene encoding ribosome maturation factor RimM (Essential for efficient processing of 16S rRNA), whose product is MEQFLAVGKIINTHGLKGEIKLLPSTDDVERFKQLKKAYIDGEVIEIEGCKFQPGKVILKIKDVDSIEQAQRLKNKYIKVSRENAAKLPEGCYYEADIVGCIVYDENDKELGKIDEIIRTGSNDVYWIKGKNELLIPAIKSVIVTIDVNSKKIVIKPLEVWQ